One window of the Colletotrichum destructivum chromosome 6, complete sequence genome contains the following:
- a CDS encoding Putative Zinc finger C2H2-type, protein MHARDATGRQVSLLNDEPAVQSIPQRPSYHAASQVISQPFHPAPRSNSSSPHTPELLRSDSYDSNASSDPLSPMTPTSYEPSRASAFPGQPIYDEYDMPSKRPAYANSSRANSYEDDSSATSPLPERPGKRYPCRYRDSHGCEKTFTTSGHASRHSKIHTAEKAVQCTFHGCQKKFTRADNMKQHLETHYKDKSRSTASAKATARSSLGGLSSSGRRSSSSSARVAASTRAPRDQPMWEGESPYGYPPGQAPLPSPAATGAWDMRGLNLPLLNRPSAVRTPSSGLDALAMAVACQEGSA, encoded by the coding sequence ATGCACGCTCGAGACGCCACTGGCCGTCAGGTCTCCCTTCTCAACGACGAACCCGCCGTACAATCCATTCCTCAGCGCCCCAGTTACCATGCAGCTAGCCAGGTCATCTCACAACCTTTTCACCCAGCGCCGCGCAGCAACTCCTCTTCACCTCACACCCCCGAACTCCTTCGTTCAGACTCGTACGACTCCAACGCGAGCAGTGATCCCCTTTCGCCCATGACTCCTACCTCTTATGAACCGAGCAGAGCCAGCGCATTTCCTGGACAGCCCATCTACGACGAGTACGACATGCCCTCGAAGCGCCCTGCCTACGCGAATAGCAGCCGTGCAAACTCATACGAAGACGACAGCTCAGCGACATCACCTTTGCCCGAACGCCCTGGAAAGAGATACCCTTGCCGTTACCGTGACAGCCATGGCTGCGAAAAGACTTTCACCACCTCTGGACACGCGTCACGTCATTCCAAGATCCATACCGCTGAGAAGGCGGTGCAGTGTACATTTCATGGCTGCCAAAAGAAGTTCACTAGAGCCGACAACATGAAGCAGCATCTCGAGACTCACTACAAGGATAAGTCCCGTTCCACTGCCTCTGCCAAGGCCACTGCTCGCTCCTCGCTGGGCGGACTCTCATCTTCGGGTCGCCgatcttcatcttcttccgcCAGAGTTGCCGCCAGCACCCGTGCTCCTCGCGATCAACCCATGTGGGAAGGGGAGTCCCCTTACGGATACCCTCCTGGCCAGGCACCGCTCCCGTCTCCCGCTGCCACCGGCGCATGGGATATGCGTGGTCTGAACCTGCCCCTGCTCAACCGCCCCAGTGCAGTGAGGACACCCAGCAGCGGTCTGGACGCATTGGCCATGGCTGTTGCATGTCAAGAGGGAAGCGCGTAA
- a CDS encoding Putative aliphatic acid kinase, short-chain, ATPase, nucleotide binding domain-containing protein, which yields MKVILAINSGSSSVKISVYSAESKQSPRQIAETVVSGLTAPPAQVSYTRGGTKVKKNEDLEDNVSTQDDAFKVLLKTLIEDPELPQIKQKSDIALTCHRIVHGGDYSCSQIITQDTYHHLEELSDLAPLHNGPALDIVNSCVKQLPDTVNIACFDTQFHSTIPEHVRTYPIDQEVAKKNHLRKYGFHGVSYSFITRSVSEFLGKHTKDLNIIALHLGSGASACAIRNGQSWDTSMGLTPVAGLPGATRSGSVDPSLVFHYASDVGKLSPNSTSNLHLTQAEEILNKRSGWKSLTGTTDFGIIASSDEPTHKLAFDIFVDRLCAFIGSYFVTLNGNVDALVFAGGIGEKSDKLRKRVVEQCACLGFTIDDALNGKQITGTVQEVGNEDAKCRTLVCQTDEQYEMARLCTETKELWQK from the exons ATGAAGGTCATCCTTGCCATCAACTCGGGCTCCAGTTCCGTGAAGATCTCGGTCTACTCTGCTGAGTCCAAACAGTCACCCCGTCAGATCGCAGAGACAGTCGTCAGTGGTCTGACGGCTCCACCTGCACAAGTTTCTTATACTCGTGGCGGCACCAAGGTCAAGAAAAACGAGGATCTCGAGGATAATGTTTCGACACAGGACGACGCCTTTAAGGTGCTTCTCAAAACACTGATTGAGGACCCCGAACTTCCGCAAATCAAACAAAAGAGCGATATTGCGCTGACCTGCCACCGCATCGTCCACGGAGGCGATTACTCCTGCTCCCAAATAATCACCCAGGACACATATCACCACCTGGAAGAACTTAGTGACCTCGCTCCCCTGCACAACGGTCCCGctctcgacatcgtcaactCGTGCGTGAAGCAGCTCCCCGATACTGTCAACATTGCCTGTTTTGACACGCAGTTCCATTCGACTATTCCCGAGCACGTCCGCACGTATCCCATCGACCAGGAAGTTGCCAAAAAGAACCACCTGAGGAAATACGGATTTCATGGTGTTAGCTACTCCTTCATCACTCGCTCCGTCTCCGAGTTCCTCGGGAAACACACCAAGGACCTGAACATCATTGCCCTCCATCTGGGAAGCGGTGCAAGCGCGTGCGCCATCCGCAACGGCCAAAGCTGGGATACCAGCATGGGACTTACTCCTGTTGCTGGATTGCCAGGAGCCACCCGAAGCGGAAGTGTAGACCCTAG CCTCGTCTTCCATTACGCAAGTGATGTCGGCAAACTGTCTCCAAACTCAACATCTAATCTGCACCTTACCCAGGCGGAAGAGATTCTCAACAAGCGGAGCGGATGGAAGTCACTTACAGGAACAACCGACTTTGGGATAATCGCTTCCTCAGACGAGCCGACCCACAAGCTTGCCTTCGACATCTTTGTGGATAGATTATGCGCTTTCATTGGCTCCTATTTTGTTACACTTAATGGCAACGTGGATGCATTGGTTTTCGCCGGCGGCATTGGTGAGAAGAGCGATAAGTTGCGGAAGCGGGTTGTCGAACAATGCGCCTGCTTGGGCTTCACCATCGACGATGCATTGAACGGCAAGCAAATAACAGGCACGGTCCAGGAGGTTGGCAACGAAGACGCCAAGTGCCGTACGCTGGTCTGCCAGACGGACGAGCAGTACGAGATGGCGAGACTCTGCACCGAAACGAAGGAGCTCTGGCAGAAGTGA